From the Sphingomonas mesophila genome, one window contains:
- a CDS encoding DEAD/DEAH box helicase yields the protein MTKFPDLGLSRPLIAALEAKNYTVPTPIQAQAIPPVLAGRDLLGIAQTGTGKTAAFMLPSLDRLIAASTGRPTPRRARMLVLAPTRELAAQIAESARTYAAGQHISVGVIFGGVPNNKSIREVSRGLDVLVATPGRLLDLVDQRQLDLSALEILVLDEADQMLDLGFVHALKRIVKLIPTGRQTLFFSATMPKTIRQLADAYCRNPVEIAVTPVAKTADRIGQTVTHVNQAEKQALLTRVLGDQPVGRALVFSRTKHGADKIVRFLEAAGISAGAIHGNKSQGQRERALAAFRDGSMPVLVATDIAARGIDIPGVELVVNFDLPDVPEQYVHRIGRTARAGAEGRAIAFCSPDERINLRDIEKLVRMKIADAPLPEGFMATVAEIKRLKPVKKADDNQGVDRFKAGRRADGRRRDQRNDRHGGAKTGHQPKRADGSVPGEARGPVRNPLRSGEPQRHPQRAGGHPGHRPDGARAPFRGRSRGPSRGAGRA from the coding sequence ATGACAAAGTTTCCTGACCTCGGCCTGTCGCGGCCGCTTATCGCCGCGCTTGAAGCCAAGAATTACACCGTTCCGACGCCGATCCAGGCGCAGGCCATCCCGCCAGTGCTCGCCGGCCGCGACCTGCTCGGCATCGCCCAGACCGGGACGGGCAAGACCGCGGCGTTCATGCTGCCGTCGCTCGATCGGCTGATCGCCGCTTCCACGGGCCGTCCGACCCCGCGCCGGGCGCGGATGCTTGTCCTTGCGCCGACCCGCGAACTTGCCGCGCAGATTGCGGAGAGCGCGCGCACCTACGCCGCCGGCCAGCATATCAGCGTCGGAGTCATTTTCGGCGGCGTTCCGAACAACAAGTCGATCCGCGAGGTCAGCCGCGGACTCGACGTGCTGGTCGCCACCCCGGGCCGGCTGCTCGACCTGGTCGACCAGCGCCAGCTCGACCTGTCGGCGCTCGAAATCCTCGTTCTCGATGAGGCCGATCAGATGCTCGACCTCGGTTTCGTTCACGCGCTCAAGCGGATCGTGAAGCTGATCCCGACCGGTCGCCAGACCCTGTTCTTCTCGGCCACTATGCCGAAAACTATCCGCCAGCTGGCCGACGCCTATTGCCGCAATCCGGTTGAGATCGCGGTGACGCCCGTCGCCAAGACGGCGGACCGGATCGGCCAGACCGTGACCCACGTCAATCAGGCGGAAAAGCAGGCGCTTCTCACCCGCGTTCTGGGCGACCAGCCGGTCGGTCGCGCGCTGGTCTTCTCGCGCACCAAGCATGGTGCCGACAAGATCGTCCGCTTCCTCGAGGCGGCCGGCATTTCGGCCGGCGCGATCCACGGCAACAAGAGCCAGGGTCAGCGCGAACGCGCCCTTGCTGCCTTCCGCGATGGCTCGATGCCGGTGCTTGTGGCGACCGACATCGCCGCGCGCGGGATCGACATCCCCGGTGTCGAGCTGGTGGTCAATTTCGACCTGCCCGACGTGCCGGAGCAATATGTTCACCGCATCGGCCGCACTGCGCGCGCCGGCGCGGAAGGGCGCGCGATTGCTTTCTGTAGTCCCGACGAGCGGATCAACCTGCGCGATATCGAGAAATTGGTGCGGATGAAGATCGCCGATGCGCCGCTGCCCGAGGGCTTCATGGCGACGGTCGCCGAGATCAAGCGGCTGAAGCCGGTCAAGAAGGCCGACGACAATCAGGGAGTCGACCGCTTCAAGGCCGGCCGGCGCGCCGACGGTCGCCGCCGCGATCAGCGCAACGACCGGCACGGCGGCGCCAAGACCGGTCACCAGCCCAAGCGCGCCGATGGCTCGGTGCCCGGCGAGGCACGCGGCCCGGTCCGCAACCCGCTGCGGTCGGGCGAGCCGCAGCGCCACCCCCAACGCGCAGGCGGTCATCCCGGACATCGTCCGGACGGTGCGCGCGCCCCGTTCCGCGGCCGCAGCCGGGGCCCCTCCCGCGGCGCTGGCCGAGCCTGA
- the gyrB gene encoding DNA topoisomerase (ATP-hydrolyzing) subunit B produces MSEPTQPNAYGADSIKVLKGLDAVRKRPGMYIGDTDDGSGLHHMVFEVSDNAIDEALAGHCDRILITLNPDGSVSVEDNGRGIPTGIHAEEGVSAAEVIMTQLHAGGKFENTSEDNAYKVSGGLHGVGVSVVNALSEFLDLTIWRDGEEHYMRFRHGDAEAPLKVVGKTEKRGTRVTFLPSPETFKILEFDFDRLEHRFRELAFLNSGVRLVLVDARHDERKEVELYYEGGIAAFVKWLDRAKTPLFPEPIAISAVRDGIGIDVALEWNDSYYENVLPFTNNIPQRDGGTHMAAFRAALTRTLNNYADKTGILKKEKVSLTGDDMREGLTAIVSVKLPDPKFSSQTKDKLVSSEVRQPLESLMSDKMSEWLEEHPADAKSIIQKVIDAAAAREAARKAREASRKSVMGIASLPGKLHDCSEKDPAKSELFLVEGDSAGGSAKQGRDSKYQAILPLKGKILNVERARFDRMLSSKEIGTMIQALGTGIGREEFSLDKLRYHKIVLMTDADVDGAHIRTLLLTFFYRQMPELIEAGHLFIAQPPLYKVARGRSEVYVKDDGALDEYLVDSGLEGLVLEGGAEQRSGRDLRTLVDHARRMRTLMRYAPKKYDPALVEALALLGALDPELKPGQRAQAIALVAEWLGRGDLEAEWSGEMAQEGGYILRRKWRGVTDATIVEPGFLISAEARKLHALAAEQAEAYALPMTLRTLKKGSAAMSAAPESELADGEVSGGDDAPAPEADTKKTIPVTRPSELLDAVLAAGRKGLSIQRYKGLGEMNAEQLWETTLDPANRSLLRVEVAQADVADEIFTRLMGDIVEPRREFIQENALSVANLDV; encoded by the coding sequence ATGAGCGAACCCACCCAACCCAACGCCTATGGCGCCGACAGCATCAAGGTCCTCAAGGGTCTCGACGCCGTGCGCAAGCGGCCCGGCATGTACATCGGCGATACCGACGACGGCTCGGGCCTCCACCACATGGTGTTCGAGGTCAGCGACAACGCGATCGACGAGGCGCTGGCCGGCCACTGCGACCGCATTCTCATCACCCTCAATCCCGATGGATCGGTCAGTGTCGAGGACAATGGCCGCGGCATTCCGACGGGCATTCATGCCGAGGAAGGGGTTAGCGCTGCCGAAGTGATCATGACCCAGCTCCATGCCGGGGGGAAGTTCGAGAACACTAGCGAGGACAACGCCTACAAGGTGTCGGGCGGTCTTCACGGGGTCGGCGTGTCGGTGGTCAACGCGCTCAGCGAATTCCTTGACCTCACCATCTGGCGCGACGGCGAGGAGCATTACATGCGCTTTCGCCATGGCGATGCCGAGGCGCCGCTCAAGGTCGTCGGCAAGACCGAGAAGCGCGGCACCCGGGTGACCTTCCTGCCAAGCCCAGAGACCTTCAAAATCCTCGAATTCGACTTCGACCGGCTCGAGCACCGCTTCCGCGAACTGGCCTTCCTCAACAGCGGCGTCCGGCTCGTCTTGGTCGATGCGCGGCATGACGAGCGCAAGGAAGTCGAACTCTACTACGAGGGTGGGATCGCGGCGTTCGTGAAATGGCTCGACCGCGCCAAGACGCCGCTGTTTCCCGAGCCGATCGCGATCTCCGCGGTACGCGACGGTATCGGGATCGACGTCGCGCTCGAATGGAACGACAGCTATTACGAGAACGTTCTGCCGTTCACCAACAACATCCCTCAGCGCGATGGCGGCACCCACATGGCCGCCTTCCGCGCGGCGCTGACCCGGACGCTCAATAATTACGCCGACAAGACCGGCATCCTCAAAAAGGAAAAGGTCAGCCTGACCGGCGACGACATGCGGGAAGGACTGACCGCGATCGTTTCGGTCAAGCTGCCCGATCCCAAATTCAGCAGCCAGACTAAGGACAAGCTAGTCAGCTCGGAGGTCCGCCAGCCCCTGGAGTCGCTGATGAGCGACAAGATGAGCGAGTGGCTCGAGGAGCATCCGGCCGACGCCAAGTCGATCATCCAGAAGGTGATTGACGCCGCCGCCGCGCGCGAGGCCGCGCGCAAGGCGCGCGAGGCGAGCCGCAAGTCGGTGATGGGCATCGCCTCGCTTCCCGGCAAGCTCCACGATTGCTCGGAAAAGGACCCCGCCAAGTCCGAGCTGTTCTTGGTCGAGGGCGACAGCGCCGGCGGCTCGGCCAAGCAGGGCCGCGACAGCAAATATCAGGCGATCCTGCCCTTGAAGGGCAAGATTCTCAACGTTGAGCGCGCCCGCTTCGACCGCATGCTGTCGTCCAAGGAAATCGGGACGATGATCCAGGCGCTCGGCACCGGCATCGGCCGCGAGGAATTCAGCCTCGACAAGCTGCGCTATCACAAGATCGTGCTGATGACCGACGCCGACGTCGACGGCGCACATATCCGCACGCTGCTGTTGACCTTTTTCTATCGTCAGATGCCCGAGCTGATTGAGGCTGGTCACCTCTTCATCGCCCAGCCGCCGCTCTACAAGGTCGCGCGCGGGCGCAGCGAAGTCTACGTCAAGGACGATGGCGCGCTCGACGAATATCTCGTGGACAGCGGGCTTGAAGGCCTTGTGTTAGAGGGCGGCGCCGAGCAGCGCAGCGGTCGTGACCTCAGGACGCTGGTCGACCACGCGCGGCGGATGCGGACGCTCATGCGCTATGCACCCAAGAAGTACGATCCCGCGCTCGTCGAAGCACTCGCGCTGCTTGGCGCGCTGGACCCCGAGTTGAAGCCCGGACAGCGTGCGCAAGCGATTGCGCTGGTCGCCGAATGGCTCGGCCGCGGTGATCTCGAAGCCGAATGGTCCGGCGAGATGGCGCAAGAGGGTGGTTACATCCTGCGCCGCAAATGGCGCGGCGTGACCGACGCGACGATCGTTGAGCCCGGCTTCCTCATTTCGGCGGAGGCGCGCAAGCTGCACGCACTCGCCGCCGAGCAAGCCGAGGCGTACGCGCTTCCGATGACGCTCCGCACCCTCAAGAAAGGCAGCGCGGCGATGTCGGCGGCGCCGGAGAGCGAGCTGGCCGATGGCGAGGTTTCCGGAGGTGATGACGCGCCCGCGCCCGAAGCCGACACCAAGAAGACGATCCCCGTCACCCGCCCGTCCGAGCTGCTCGATGCGGTGCTCGCGGCCGGCCGCAAGGGCCTTTCGATCCAGCGCTACAAGGGCCTGGGCGAGATGAACGCCGAACAATTGTGGGAAACCACGCTCGATCCGGCGAATCGGTCGCTGCTTCGAGTCGAGGTCGCGCAGGCCGATGTCGCCGACGAGATCTTCACCCGCCTGATGGGCGACATCGTCGAACCGCGCCGGGAATTCATCCAGGAGAATGCGCTGTCGGTCGCCAACCTCGACGTTTGA
- a CDS encoding endonuclease/exonuclease/phosphatase family protein: MSGHESTITVASYNMRKAIGTDRKRNPQRVLQVLEEIGADVVALQEADKRVGTRGAAVPHALIDDHGLYRACDFEVTHTDKLGRLHGQLLDRIPDHPLTAPLRKLDFRNLGWHGNAILVKSHVEVTDVEAIHLPNIEPRGAVMAELAVGSVELRVIGMHLDLSGIRRRSQVLKILDHIEQRHRVMPTVIMGDTNEWRLNGPSLSAFDERFAIADCGPSFHSRKPVAQLDRIIVDRRFAIAEAGVHMSEAARTASDHLPIWARLAVPVT; the protein is encoded by the coding sequence ATGAGCGGGCACGAAAGCACCATCACCGTCGCTTCCTACAACATGCGCAAGGCGATCGGGACCGACCGCAAGCGCAACCCGCAACGCGTTCTTCAGGTGCTCGAGGAGATTGGCGCCGACGTTGTCGCGTTGCAGGAGGCGGACAAGAGGGTCGGGACTCGCGGTGCGGCGGTCCCCCATGCGCTGATCGACGACCACGGCCTCTATCGCGCCTGCGACTTCGAGGTGACCCACACCGACAAGCTTGGCCGGCTTCATGGCCAGCTGCTTGATCGGATCCCCGACCATCCGCTGACCGCGCCGCTACGCAAACTCGACTTCCGAAATCTCGGCTGGCACGGCAACGCCATCCTGGTGAAGTCGCATGTCGAGGTCACCGATGTCGAGGCAATCCATCTGCCCAATATCGAGCCGCGCGGCGCGGTCATGGCCGAACTTGCGGTCGGATCGGTCGAGCTGCGGGTGATTGGCATGCACCTCGATCTGTCCGGCATCCGCCGGCGCAGCCAAGTCCTCAAGATCCTCGATCACATCGAACAGCGCCACCGGGTGATGCCGACGGTGATCATGGGCGATACCAATGAGTGGCGGTTAAACGGGCCAAGCCTGAGCGCGTTCGATGAGCGTTTCGCCATCGCCGACTGCGGGCCGAGCTTCCACAGCCGCAAGCCGGTCGCGCAACTGGACCGAATCATCGTTGATCGCCGCTTCGCCATTGCCGAAGCTGGCGTTCACATGAGCGAAGCTGCACGCACAGCATCCGATCATCTGCCGATCTGGGCGCGACTGGCGGTCCCCGTGACTTAG
- the rpoN gene encoding RNA polymerase factor sigma-54, translating into MGLGPGLQLRVSQSLVMSQQLQAAIKLLALSNLELDAVIAEELAKNPLLEASSEGREEGVVVREDRETGDEAGDPRGSDELIGALGGTEDSPLDMDWNEAALDTDSAVDVGSGPGPEEAFDFDRLAGSEVGLTEHLLEQLRGAGGALAAAIVRELEETGYLETPLRVIAEDLGATFSEAETALALVQSLDPPGIAARSLEECLALQAKAADRYDPAMALLIANLELLAKGRMADLRRICGVDDDDLRDMVAELRAFDPKPGCRFAGESAREVGAPDVLVRKTVAGWMVELNPATLPRVLVNRRYHAELKAGASDKSSRAWLSERLQSASWLVKALDQRAQTITKVAAEIVKRQQAFFELGVAALRPLTLREVAEAIEVHESTVSRVTQNKSLLCQRGVLPLKFFFGSGVGSDSGEGAAAEAVKAEIKRLIDAETDILSDDTLVDLLRAKGFDLARRTVAKYREAIGVGSSIQRRRQRKMAGG; encoded by the coding sequence ATGGGACTTGGGCCGGGCCTCCAGTTGAGAGTCAGCCAGTCGCTGGTGATGAGCCAGCAGCTGCAGGCAGCGATCAAGCTGCTCGCGCTGTCCAACCTCGAACTGGACGCAGTAATCGCCGAGGAACTTGCCAAGAACCCCCTGCTCGAAGCGAGCAGCGAGGGACGCGAGGAAGGCGTCGTCGTCCGCGAGGACCGCGAGACCGGCGACGAAGCCGGCGATCCGCGCGGATCGGATGAATTGATTGGAGCGCTCGGCGGGACAGAGGATTCGCCGCTCGACATGGATTGGAACGAGGCGGCGCTCGACACCGACAGCGCGGTCGACGTCGGCAGTGGGCCGGGCCCGGAAGAAGCGTTCGACTTCGACCGTCTGGCGGGTAGCGAGGTCGGCCTGACCGAACATCTGCTCGAGCAATTGCGCGGCGCAGGCGGGGCGCTGGCGGCAGCGATCGTCCGCGAGCTCGAGGAAACCGGCTACCTCGAGACCCCGTTGCGCGTCATTGCCGAGGACCTGGGCGCGACCTTCTCCGAGGCCGAGACTGCGCTAGCGCTTGTCCAGTCGCTCGATCCGCCGGGCATCGCGGCGCGCAGCCTGGAGGAATGCCTGGCGCTACAGGCGAAGGCCGCCGACCGCTACGACCCCGCAATGGCATTGCTGATCGCCAACCTCGAGCTACTCGCCAAGGGTAGGATGGCAGACTTGAGGCGCATCTGCGGGGTCGACGACGACGATCTGCGCGACATGGTCGCCGAGCTGCGCGCCTTCGATCCCAAGCCTGGCTGCCGCTTCGCCGGCGAAAGCGCCCGCGAAGTCGGCGCGCCCGATGTCTTGGTCAGGAAGACGGTCGCGGGGTGGATGGTCGAACTCAATCCGGCCACCCTGCCGCGCGTGCTGGTCAACCGCCGATACCACGCCGAGCTAAAGGCGGGCGCGAGCGACAAGTCGTCTCGGGCGTGGCTTAGCGAACGGCTGCAGAGCGCATCGTGGCTGGTCAAGGCGCTCGACCAGCGCGCCCAGACCATCACCAAGGTCGCGGCAGAGATCGTCAAGCGCCAGCAGGCATTTTTCGAATTGGGCGTGGCGGCGCTTCGGCCGCTGACGCTGCGCGAAGTGGCAGAGGCGATCGAGGTGCACGAATCGACCGTCAGCCGCGTGACCCAGAACAAGAGCCTGCTGTGCCAGCGCGGTGTCCTTCCACTCAAATTCTTCTTCGGCTCCGGCGTGGGGTCGGACAGTGGAGAGGGCGCAGCGGCCGAAGCGGTGAAGGCCGAGATCAAGCGGCTGATCGATGCCGAAACCGACATCCTGTCCGACGACACGCTGGTCGATCTACTCAGAGCCAAGGGCTTCGACCTCGCGCGGCGTACGGTCGCGAAATATCGCGAGGCGATCGGGGTTGGCTCGTCGATCCAGCGCCGCCGCCAGCGCAAAATGGCGGGCGGCTAA
- the lptB gene encoding LPS export ABC transporter ATP-binding protein, with amino-acid sequence MISPETLANADGPVRGLEVRSIAKAYDGRAVLRDVSLAVSRGEVVGLLGPNGAGKTTCFYSVMGLVRPDSGRIDLDGEDITGLPMYRRAILGLGYLPQETSIFRGLTVEQNIRAVLEVSEPDRSAREGRLERLLDEFGIAHLRNSAAMALSGGERRRCEIARSLAADPSIMLLDEPFAGIDPISIADIRDLVRDLKQRDIGVLITDHNVRETLDIVDRACIIYDGQVLFQGTPQALVADTEVRRLYLGESFAL; translated from the coding sequence ATAATCTCACCCGAGACGCTGGCGAACGCGGACGGGCCGGTGCGCGGGCTCGAAGTCCGCTCGATCGCCAAGGCCTATGACGGCCGCGCCGTGCTTCGCGATGTGTCGCTGGCGGTGTCGCGCGGCGAGGTGGTCGGACTGCTCGGCCCCAACGGCGCCGGCAAGACGACCTGCTTCTATTCGGTAATGGGGCTCGTCCGGCCCGACAGCGGCCGGATCGACCTCGACGGCGAAGACATTACCGGCCTGCCGATGTACCGCCGAGCAATCCTGGGGCTCGGCTATCTGCCGCAGGAAACGTCGATCTTCCGCGGCCTGACCGTCGAGCAAAACATCCGTGCGGTGCTCGAGGTCAGCGAGCCCGACCGCTCGGCGCGCGAGGGCCGGCTCGAACGATTGCTCGACGAATTCGGTATCGCCCATCTGCGCAACTCGGCGGCAATGGCGCTGTCGGGCGGCGAGCGGCGGCGCTGTGAAATCGCGCGCAGCCTCGCCGCAGACCCGTCGATCATGCTGCTTGACGAGCCGTTTGCGGGGATCGACCCGATCTCGATTGCGGACATCCGCGACCTTGTGCGCGACCTCAAGCAACGCGACATCGGCGTCCTGATCACCGACCACAATGTTCGCGAAACGCTCGACATCGTCGATCGCGCCTGCATCATTTACGACGGTCAGGTGCTGTTCCAGGGCACGCCCCAGGCGCTGGTCGCCGATACCGAGGTCCGCCGCCTCTACCTTGGCGAGAGCTTCGCGCTGTAG
- a CDS encoding LptA/OstA family protein, which translates to MKHIALMSLAAITALAGPAMAQDGVSALKGHDSRAPIDLSADRAEAQDRADRAIFAGNVVVRQAGLTLRTARLTIAYASAGGIDINRIDASGGVVVVSPSETARGNFATYDLDSGLITMVGDVRLERDGSSLSGGRLTIDLNTGRATMDGGLRGVNQQGGRVTGRFTVARRGQ; encoded by the coding sequence ATGAAGCATATTGCCTTGATGAGCCTCGCCGCCATCACCGCTCTTGCCGGACCTGCCATGGCGCAAGACGGCGTGTCGGCGCTCAAGGGCCACGACAGCCGCGCGCCGATCGACCTCAGCGCCGACCGCGCCGAGGCCCAGGACCGCGCCGACCGGGCGATCTTCGCCGGGAATGTGGTCGTTCGCCAGGCCGGGCTGACTTTGCGGACCGCGCGGCTCACCATCGCTTACGCCAGCGCCGGCGGCATCGACATCAACCGCATCGACGCCAGCGGGGGGGTGGTGGTGGTCAGCCCGAGCGAGACCGCGCGCGGCAATTTCGCCACCTACGACCTCGACAGCGGACTGATCACCATGGTCGGTGACGTTCGATTAGAGCGCGACGGATCTTCGCTGAGCGGCGGTCGGCTGACGATCGATCTCAACACCGGCCGGGCGACCATGGACGGCGGGCTGCGCGGCGTGAACCAGCAGGGCGGGCGCGTGACCGGCCGTTTCACGGTCGCCAGGCGAGGCCAGTAG
- a CDS encoding LPS export ABC transporter periplasmic protein LptC, with protein MSEAAIRSRAARRRWAEPGSRHDTVVKLAKFGLPIAGAGLLVLLAVAPFDKDGDVSFILDKKGVDRAEERMRIESARYVGEDSKGNKFVIRAERAVQPTSDQPLVAIEGMQARLELGNGRLGMAALKGQYDLDRKLIRVVGPIHVSGPDGYALRTRDVSVDLGAHSMRSSGRVSGRMELGEFEAGRLSADLDSRTLRLEDGVRLKIRQGAVR; from the coding sequence ATGTCTGAAGCCGCCATCCGCAGTCGCGCTGCGCGACGGCGGTGGGCGGAGCCGGGCAGCCGCCACGACACCGTCGTCAAGCTCGCCAAATTCGGCCTGCCCATCGCCGGCGCGGGCCTGCTCGTGCTGCTCGCGGTGGCACCGTTCGACAAGGACGGCGACGTCAGCTTCATCCTCGACAAGAAGGGCGTCGATCGCGCTGAGGAGCGGATGCGGATCGAAAGCGCGCGTTATGTCGGCGAGGACAGCAAGGGTAACAAGTTCGTCATCCGCGCCGAGCGAGCGGTTCAGCCGACTAGCGACCAGCCGCTGGTTGCAATTGAGGGGATGCAGGCCCGCCTCGAGCTTGGCAACGGGCGACTCGGCATGGCCGCCCTCAAGGGCCAGTACGACCTCGACCGCAAGCTCATCCGCGTGGTCGGCCCGATCCACGTTTCGGGACCCGACGGCTACGCGCTGCGGACCCGCGACGTCAGCGTTGACCTTGGCGCGCACAGCATGCGCTCGAGCGGACGGGTGAGCGGGCGCATGGAATTGGGCGAGTTCGAAGCAGGGCGGCTGAGCGCCGACCTCGACAGCCGCACCTTGCGGCTGGAAGACGGCGTGCGCTTGAAAATCCGGCAAGGGGCGGTCAGATGA
- a CDS encoding ribonuclease D: MAVHFYDEDLPDGLDFGDRAIAVDTEAMGLMPGRDRLCLVQLSDGTGDEHLVRFGPGSDYAAPRLKALLGDPSRLKLYHFARFDLAIMQAYLGVMAAPAYCTRTASRLVRTYTDRHGLKELVKEMLSQDLSKQQQSSDWGAAEISDAQREYAASDVRYLHRLKEQLDVRLERERRTELAQACFDFLPARALLDLAGWSEQDIFAHV, encoded by the coding sequence ATGGCGGTTCATTTTTACGACGAAGACCTGCCGGACGGGCTCGATTTCGGCGACCGGGCGATCGCTGTCGACACCGAGGCGATGGGCCTGATGCCGGGCCGCGACCGGCTGTGCCTGGTCCAATTGAGCGACGGCACCGGCGACGAGCATCTCGTCCGCTTCGGCCCCGGGAGCGACTATGCCGCGCCGCGCCTCAAGGCCCTGCTCGGCGACCCGTCGCGCCTCAAGCTTTATCATTTCGCGCGCTTCGACCTGGCAATCATGCAGGCCTATCTCGGGGTAATGGCAGCGCCCGCCTATTGCACCCGCACCGCCTCGCGACTGGTGCGGACCTACACCGACCGTCACGGGCTCAAGGAATTGGTCAAGGAAATGCTGAGCCAGGACCTCAGCAAGCAGCAGCAGTCGAGCGACTGGGGGGCGGCCGAGATCAGCGATGCGCAGCGCGAATATGCGGCGAGCGACGTGCGCTACCTGCACCGTCTGAAGGAGCAACTCGACGTCCGGCTCGAGCGCGAGCGGCGGACCGAGCTGGCCCAGGCCTGTTTCGACTTCCTGCCGGCGCGGGCGCTGCTGGACCTTGCGGGTTGGTCGGAACAGGACATTTTCGCTCATGTCTGA
- a CDS encoding cold-shock protein encodes MGFDRGRKGERGGRGRDKRDGFGGDENFGGFEQQSYGDRGGFGGGGGDSFGGGYNRGGGGGFGDRGGFGGGGGGGFRGGGGGGGFRGGGGGGMPPQVVGEGKGVVKFFNPQKGFGFIVRDDGGEDVFVHISAVERAGLSDLADGQPLSFTLVDRGGRISATDIQIEGEPLEVVRSSRDAAPGGPGGDRGPQRQLTGETSEGTVKFFNAMKGFGFISRDDGQPDAFVHISAVERAGMVTLNEGDRVKFDIEVDRRGKYAAVNLQPLQ; translated from the coding sequence ATGGGTTTCGATAGAGGGCGCAAGGGCGAGCGCGGCGGTCGCGGGCGCGACAAGCGCGACGGTTTCGGCGGCGACGAGAATTTCGGCGGATTCGAGCAGCAAAGCTACGGTGACCGCGGCGGCTTCGGCGGCGGTGGCGGCGATTCGTTCGGCGGCGGGTACAACCGCGGCGGCGGAGGCGGCTTTGGCGATCGCGGCGGCTTCGGCGGCGGTGGTGGCGGCGGTTTCCGCGGTGGCGGTGGCGGCGGCGGGTTCCGCGGCGGCGGCGGTGGCGGAATGCCGCCCCAGGTCGTCGGCGAGGGCAAGGGCGTCGTCAAATTCTTCAATCCGCAAAAGGGCTTCGGCTTCATCGTGCGCGACGATGGCGGCGAGGATGTGTTCGTGCACATCAGCGCGGTCGAGCGCGCCGGCCTCAGCGACCTGGCCGATGGTCAGCCGCTGTCGTTCACCTTGGTCGATCGCGGCGGGCGCATTTCAGCGACCGACATCCAGATCGAGGGCGAGCCGCTCGAAGTGGTGCGTTCGTCGCGTGACGCGGCCCCGGGCGGCCCGGGCGGCGATCGCGGACCGCAGCGGCAGCTGACCGGCGAGACGTCGGAAGGCACGGTCAAGTTCTTCAACGCGATGAAGGGCTTCGGCTTCATCAGCCGTGACGACGGGCAGCCGGATGCGTTCGTGCACATTTCGGCGGTCGAGCGCGCCGGCATGGTCACCCTCAACGAGGGCGACCGCGTCAAGTTCGACATCGAGGTGGACCGTCGGGGCAAGTATGCCGCGGTCAATCTCCAGCCGCTTCAGTAA